Proteins found in one Nerophis ophidion isolate RoL-2023_Sa linkage group LG21, RoL_Noph_v1.0, whole genome shotgun sequence genomic segment:
- the abrab gene encoding actin binding Rho activating protein b, producing the protein MSDQQTCQTSLRKASANKNIKKRRTLNTVCGLANSWQRWVSENEAKQAAEPSGWCPSWMGEPTEVPKKTWIPKKSIARQKKEDSQNQAVASKGAPETERVKQDQIKAEDDNKSEVPLISSAIKTKLVVKTVTSHPQERSAGIKFLTNRIEKEAQPSNEDIDRLLKTRLSPTCRRKCTNMVSSLTQSWKEIENEQRLQKEGAQEDDQLVGDADAQDAKFERQAVNIKDDSETSQTNSKKTFDAESPVRIKRPQVFMSGKEAVDANKICARSKKYSPVGNLKSRWQNWASEHTDNQKINPFSENFDYDYSMSLRLQKGQDGYGRPKEGTKTAERAKRAEQHIHREIDDMCYIIRIMADPDADGKTRIAFGELFERYVRISDKVVGILMRARKHGKVHFEGEMLWQGQDDGVIITLLV; encoded by the exons ATGTCTGACCAACAAACTTGCCAAACATCTCTAAGGAAAGCGTCCGCCAACAAGAACATCAAGAAGCGTCGCACCCTAAACACGGTTTGTGGTCTGGCGAACAGTTGGCAGCGGTGGGTTTCTGAGAATGAGGCGAAGCAAGCTGCAGAGCCTAGTGGATGGTGTCCATCATGGATGGGAGAACCAACAGAGGTACCCAAAAAGACTTGGATCCCGAAGAAGTCCATTGCAAGGCAGAAAAAAGAAGATTCTCAGAATCAAGCAGTTGCTTCTAAAGGTGCACCTGAAACTGAAAGAGTGAAGCAAGATCAAATCAAGGCTGAAGATGACAACAAATCAGAGGTACCGCTGATTTCATCCGCTATCAAGACAAAGTTGGTGGTGAAGACTGTGACCAGCCACCCGCAAGAAAGAAGTGCTGGAATTAAGTTCCTGACTAACAGGATTGAGAAAGAGGCTCAACCATCGAACGAGGACATAGACAGGTTGCTAAAGACAAGACTCTCACCAACATGCCGCAGAAAGTGTACCAACATGGTCTCATCACTAACCCAAAGCTGGAAGGAGATAGAGAATGAACAGAGGCTTCAAAAAGAAGGTGCTCAAGAAGACGATCAGCTTGTTGGTGACGCCGATGCACAGGATGCTAAATTTGAAAGACAGGCGGTAAACATCAAGGACGATTCTGAAACATCGCAGACCAACTCAAAGAAAACCTTCGATGCAGAGTCGCCAGTTAGAATCAAAAGGCCGCAAGTTTTCAT GTCTGGAAAGGAAGCTGTTGACGCCAATAAAATCTGCGCTCGCTCCAAGAAATACAGCCCTGTTGGGAATCTCAAGAGCCGCTGGCAGAACTGGGCCTCGGAACACACGGATAACCAAAAAATAAACCCCTTCAGTGAAAACTTTGACTATGACTACTCCATGTCCCTACGCCTCCAAAAAGGCCAGGATGGTTACGGACGCCCCAAGGAGGGGACAAAAACTGCAGAGCGAGCAAAACGTGCTGAGCAACACATCCATCGGGAGATTGACGATATGTGTTACATAATCAGGATTATGGCTGACCCAGACGCAGATGGGAAGACCAGGATTGCATTTGGAGAACTGTTTGAAAGATATGTCCGGATCTCCGATAAGGTGGTGGGGATTCTAATGAGAGCCCGGAAACACGGGAAAGTCCACTTTGAAGGGGAAATGCTGTGGCAAGGACAGGATGATGGAGTGATCATTACTCTGCTAGTATAA